A stretch of the Planktothricoides raciborskii GIHE-MW2 genome encodes the following:
- a CDS encoding PAS domain S-box protein, with product MNQQESWLSSLLDEIEEGAWSVDAKTEQFLYLNHGAEKIYGRPKEEFYACPELRLEVVKAATEGDRQRLSLAELLENEQLENQYEIIQPDGTIRPIKEKISPVTDGTGELIRIDGIIRDITETNQPKIAQKLPRVIYQYICHRDGREEIPYISPSCERIYELTAEEIQQNPAMMWAFVDPETRDDLQNSLANCAKNLTQWQWQWKQITPSGVVKWLSAVAEPQAKENGDISWYGFILEIVDFPADLEPRNGGIGDWQLSENSLENLPANRSTDELIRGLKESEAIYRSVFNAIPQGLLIQDANGQIRDCNQTAENILGLTSAQIIGNPGFFVPIPANNSREFFGNAKGRNHHLKSERGLGSKSVKGNLQGIHKADGTLSWISVNAQPLVDLQIDSQVEPQVEPQVEPQVEPQVEPQKINNSVALISFHEVTDRLQQESKLRETVKHLTIESETFRATFEQAGVGIAHMKFDGTWLNVNPRLCCLLGYSSSELLKLRYQEMIHPDDAPLSAKYRRQLLAGEIAIATQDVRFQHKNGHWVWMNAIVSLVQTSCGKPQYLIAVIDDITTRHQDIESLRESEKHYKTIVDFTYDWEYWVDADGKLLYISPACERITGYRADDFLVDPQLFTQIVHPHDRERVEKSLQPQSFHPDKLTTKIDFRIITKSGSIRWISQLSQSVHDFEGRWRGLRSSNRDITDQKESEKILQEQEQFLRSIYNGVEQAIFVVDVFPKGNFRYIGLNPAAERLVGISSADIAGKTFEDVYGPNTAQFVRDHYTKCLQSATSRIYEEYQVFKGVESWSMTTLTPLRNEHNLIYRIIGTTIDITERKKAEIEQQKLVTIIENSSDFIALASSEGKPFFLNPAGRKMVEITANESVEKLNMFKFFMAEDLPVVLSDILPAVLETGSWQGEFRLKNFKTGQPIPVEYNVFLVKDPQTNKSIGFATVSRDITQYKEFVQALQKSEQKFRELAAREALQNRIGNLIRHSLDIQSIVETVIQQISGFLQIDHCFFMWLVPNQKEVTWDLVSEVKNTSLPNLINTTEFLPSHPLTKQILNLQIFRVDDISNLMISGNEQISSLGYRALLALPFETRSGKIGVIGCGHSHGSEHWQQEDVEMLQSICSQVAIAINQAELYSQSVESARIANAKSQELETALRELKQTQANLIQAEKMSSLGQMVAGVAHEINNPIGFIYGNLKYARDYANDLLKIVQLYRDTYSKPTPKISEAIEELDLDFLMVDLPKLLDSMKVGAERIREIVKSLRTFSRLDESDMKRVDLHENLESTLMILQSRLKKTSEHPAIHVVKDYRELPLIECYAGQLNQVFMNLLANAIDALEERDKTRTESEILINPSILKISTHILENDWVQIRIQDNGIGIKPDAISKIFDPFYTSKPVGKGTGLGLSISYQIIVERHHGTMRCISESEKGTEFIVEIPGSQTAGLIRESSQS from the coding sequence ATGAACCAACAAGAGTCATGGCTGAGTAGTCTGCTAGATGAAATTGAAGAAGGAGCTTGGTCTGTGGATGCCAAAACCGAGCAATTCCTTTATTTAAACCACGGGGCAGAAAAAATTTACGGTCGGCCAAAAGAGGAATTTTACGCTTGTCCAGAGTTACGCTTAGAAGTAGTTAAGGCGGCTACCGAGGGCGATCGCCAACGCTTATCCCTAGCGGAATTGTTAGAAAATGAACAGCTAGAAAACCAATATGAAATTATTCAACCTGACGGAACAATTCGTCCGATCAAAGAAAAAATTTCTCCTGTCACCGATGGAACGGGCGAACTGATTCGCATTGATGGAATTATCCGAGATATTACAGAAACAAATCAGCCAAAAATTGCTCAAAAATTACCGAGAGTTATCTATCAATATATTTGCCACAGGGATGGTCGTGAAGAAATTCCTTATATTAGTCCCAGTTGTGAAAGAATATATGAATTAACCGCCGAAGAAATACAACAAAATCCAGCCATGATGTGGGCATTTGTCGATCCAGAGACCAGGGATGATTTACAAAACTCTTTAGCCAATTGTGCCAAAAACCTCACCCAATGGCAATGGCAATGGAAACAAATTACCCCCTCTGGGGTCGTCAAGTGGTTATCAGCGGTGGCCGAACCCCAAGCAAAAGAGAATGGAGACATAAGTTGGTATGGATTTATCTTAGAAATTGTTGATTTTCCTGCCGATCTAGAGCCTAGAAATGGCGGCATTGGTGATTGGCAACTTTCCGAAAATTCGCTGGAAAACTTGCCCGCGAACAGGTCAACGGACGAACTGATCAGGGGTTTAAAAGAAAGTGAAGCGATTTATCGTTCAGTGTTTAACGCTATCCCGCAAGGACTCTTGATCCAAGATGCCAACGGTCAAATTCGTGATTGCAACCAAACCGCTGAGAATATCCTGGGTTTAACCTCCGCCCAAATTATTGGTAATCCTGGATTTTTTGTACCTATCCCAGCAAACAATAGCCGGGAATTTTTCGGCAATGCAAAAGGCAGAAATCATCACCTCAAATCTGAAAGAGGGCTAGGGAGTAAATCGGTTAAAGGTAATCTTCAGGGAATTCATAAAGCTGATGGGACTTTGAGTTGGATTTCTGTCAATGCTCAACCATTGGTGGATTTACAAATCGATTCACAAGTCGAGCCACAAGTTGAGCCACAAGTCGAGCCACAAGTCGAGCCACAAGTCGAGCCACAAAAAATTAACAATTCCGTGGCTTTAATTTCTTTTCACGAAGTGACCGATCGCCTGCAACAAGAAAGTAAGTTGCGTGAAACGGTCAAGCACCTAACCATAGAATCCGAAACATTTCGGGCAACTTTTGAGCAAGCTGGGGTGGGAATTGCCCATATGAAATTTGATGGCACCTGGCTGAATGTAAATCCTCGGTTGTGCTGTTTGTTGGGGTACAGTTCATCGGAACTGCTTAAGTTGCGCTATCAAGAGATGATCCATCCAGATGATGCCCCCCTGAGTGCCAAGTACCGACGCCAATTACTAGCCGGAGAAATTGCGATCGCGACTCAGGATGTGCGATTCCAACATAAAAATGGCCACTGGGTGTGGATGAATGCGATCGTGTCCTTAGTCCAAACCTCATGCGGTAAACCCCAATATTTAATTGCCGTAATTGATGACATTACCACTCGTCACCAAGATATCGAATCCCTGCGCGAAAGCGAGAAACATTACAAAACGATAGTAGATTTTACTTATGATTGGGAGTATTGGGTTGACGCTGATGGTAAGTTACTCTATATTTCACCGGCTTGTGAAAGAATTACTGGATACCGAGCCGATGATTTCTTAGTCGATCCTCAGTTATTCACTCAAATCGTCCATCCCCATGACCGGGAGCGGGTCGAGAAATCTCTACAACCGCAATCGTTTCATCCCGACAAATTAACCACTAAGATCGACTTTCGGATTATTACTAAAAGTGGCTCAATTCGCTGGATTTCTCAACTCAGCCAGTCAGTCCACGACTTTGAGGGGCGCTGGCGCGGTTTACGTTCGAGTAATCGAGACATTACAGACCAAAAAGAATCTGAAAAAATTCTCCAAGAGCAAGAACAATTTTTACGCAGTATTTACAACGGAGTAGAACAAGCAATTTTTGTGGTGGATGTTTTCCCGAAAGGTAATTTCCGTTATATCGGTTTAAATCCAGCCGCAGAAAGACTGGTGGGGATTAGTTCGGCGGATATTGCTGGGAAAACTTTTGAAGATGTTTATGGCCCGAATACGGCTCAGTTTGTCCGGGATCATTATACCAAGTGTTTACAATCGGCCACCTCAAGGATTTATGAAGAATATCAGGTCTTTAAAGGTGTAGAAAGTTGGTCAATGACTACCCTAACTCCGTTGCGAAACGAACACAATCTGATTTATCGAATTATTGGTACTACGATTGATATCACGGAACGGAAAAAAGCCGAAATTGAACAACAAAAATTGGTGACAATTATTGAGAATAGCAGCGATTTTATTGCTTTGGCGTCTTCGGAAGGCAAACCATTTTTCCTGAATCCAGCGGGCAGAAAAATGGTAGAGATCACCGCCAATGAATCGGTGGAAAAATTGAATATGTTTAAATTTTTCATGGCGGAAGATTTACCCGTGGTGTTGTCAGATATTCTGCCTGCTGTGCTAGAAACCGGGTCTTGGCAAGGAGAATTTCGCCTGAAAAACTTTAAGACTGGGCAACCCATTCCCGTGGAATATAATGTATTTTTAGTTAAGGATCCACAAACGAATAAATCTATTGGGTTTGCTACGGTCAGTCGGGATATTACCCAATATAAAGAGTTTGTCCAAGCCTTGCAGAAATCTGAGCAAAAATTCCGGGAATTGGCCGCACGAGAAGCCCTGCAAAATCGGATTGGGAATCTGATTCGTCACTCGTTGGATATTCAAAGTATTGTGGAAACGGTTATTCAGCAGATTAGTGGCTTTTTACAGATAGACCATTGCTTTTTTATGTGGCTAGTCCCCAATCAAAAAGAAGTGACTTGGGATTTGGTCAGTGAGGTGAAGAATACGAGTTTACCAAATCTAATTAATACAACGGAGTTTTTACCCAGCCATCCTTTGACCAAGCAGATTTTAAATTTACAGATTTTCCGTGTGGATGATATCAGTAATTTAATGATTTCGGGCAATGAGCAAATCTCTAGTCTGGGGTATCGTGCTTTGTTAGCCTTGCCTTTTGAAACCCGATCGGGCAAAATTGGCGTGATCGGTTGCGGTCATTCTCATGGTTCAGAACATTGGCAGCAGGAAGATGTGGAAATGCTGCAATCAATTTGCTCTCAAGTGGCGATCGCTATTAACCAAGCGGAACTTTATAGTCAGTCGGTAGAGTCCGCTCGTATTGCTAATGCTAAATCCCAAGAGTTAGAGACAGCTTTACGAGAATTGAAGCAAACCCAAGCCAATTTGATCCAGGCGGAAAAAATGTCCTCCCTGGGACAAATGGTGGCCGGGGTTGCCCATGAAATTAATAACCCCATTGGTTTTATTTATGGCAACCTGAAATATGCCCGGGATTATGCTAATGACCTGCTGAAGATTGTTCAACTCTATCGGGATACTTATTCTAAACCAACTCCAAAAATCTCTGAAGCGATTGAAGAGTTAGATTTAGATTTTTTGATGGTTGATTTGCCTAAGTTATTAGATTCTATGAAGGTTGGGGCGGAACGGATTCGCGAAATTGTCAAGTCTTTGCGGACTTTTTCCCGCTTAGACGAGTCAGATATGAAACGGGTTGATTTGCATGAAAATCTGGAAAGTACCTTGATGATTTTACAGTCTCGGTTGAAGAAGACGAGCGAACATCCGGCAATTCACGTGGTAAAAGATTATCGTGAACTGCCACTGATTGAATGTTATGCCGGTCAGCTAAATCAGGTATTTATGAATTTACTGGCAAATGCGATCGATGCCCTAGAAGAACGGGATAAAACTCGCACTGAGTCGGAAATTTTGATTAATCCTAGTATCCTCAAGATTTCTACTCATATCCTAGAGAATGATTGGGTACAAATTCGGATTCAAGATAATGGCATTGGCATTAAACCGGATGCGATTTCCAAGATTTTTGATCCATTTTATACCAGTAAGCCTGTGGGTAAAGGCACTGGACTGGGTTTATCGATTAGCTATCAAATTATTGTGGAAAGACATCACGGAACTATGCGTTGTATTTCTGAATCGGAAAAAGGCACGGAGTTTATTGTGGAAATTCCCGGAAGTCAAACGGCAGGATTGATTCGCGAGTCTTCCCAAAGTTAG
- a CDS encoding MoaD/ThiS family protein, which yields MPNSEISVTVKLFAGYQEAYRMSELVLKFPPNTPVVAVRDRLLSEHPELEHLRQITRFGINLEFVAPDTLLQEGDEIVLIPPVSGG from the coding sequence ATGCCCAACTCAGAAATTAGCGTAACCGTTAAACTTTTTGCGGGATACCAAGAAGCTTATAGAATGTCAGAACTGGTGCTAAAATTCCCTCCAAATACCCCAGTCGTTGCCGTGCGCGATCGCCTACTCTCGGAACATCCCGAACTAGAACACTTACGCCAAATCACTCGCTTTGGCATCAACCTGGAATTCGTAGCACCAGATACCCTACTCCAAGAAGGAGATGAAATTGTTCTCATTCCTCCAGTAAGCGGTGGTTAA